The following proteins are encoded in a genomic region of Gemmatimonadota bacterium:
- a CDS encoding LLM class flavin-dependent oxidoreductase, which translates to MELGIYTFAETRIDPGTGRQMGAEQRLRDLMEEIELADRVGLDVFGVGEHHRPDFAVSTPAIVLAAAAARTERIRLTSAVSVLGSDDPIRVFQDFATIDLLSGGRAEIMAGRGSFTESFPLFGQDMADYDLLFSEKLDLLLAAREQTELTWSGRHRPPVLGRGVYPRPIQDPLPVWIAVGGTPPSVVRAATLGLPLALAIIGGYPERFKPMVDMYRDAARRAGRDPLALPVGVNSHGHIAPTSQGARDAFFEPYAEIMTRIGRERGWPPLARAQFDAGCGPRGHLFVGSPQEVVDKILFQHEIFGHQRFLMQTVGTVPHAEVLRGIELYGTEVAPAVRKALSSAA; encoded by the coding sequence ATGGAACTGGGCATATACACCTTCGCGGAGACGCGCATCGATCCCGGCACCGGGCGGCAGATGGGCGCCGAGCAGCGGCTCCGCGATCTGATGGAGGAGATCGAGCTCGCCGACCGGGTCGGGCTCGACGTGTTCGGCGTGGGCGAACACCACAGGCCGGACTTCGCCGTGTCGACGCCGGCGATCGTGCTGGCCGCCGCCGCCGCCCGCACCGAGCGCATCCGGCTCACCAGCGCCGTTTCGGTGCTGGGCTCGGACGATCCGATCCGCGTGTTCCAGGATTTCGCGACCATCGACCTGCTGTCGGGTGGGCGCGCGGAGATCATGGCCGGGCGGGGGTCTTTCACCGAGTCGTTCCCGCTCTTCGGCCAGGACATGGCCGACTACGACCTGCTGTTCTCCGAGAAGCTCGACCTGCTCCTGGCGGCGCGCGAGCAGACCGAGCTGACCTGGTCGGGCAGGCACAGGCCGCCCGTTCTGGGGCGCGGCGTATACCCACGCCCGATCCAGGATCCGCTGCCGGTGTGGATAGCGGTCGGAGGCACCCCGCCCTCGGTCGTGCGCGCCGCGACCCTGGGGCTGCCGCTCGCGCTGGCGATCATTGGAGGGTACCCGGAGCGCTTCAAGCCGATGGTCGACATGTACCGGGACGCGGCGCGCCGCGCCGGGCGGGATCCGCTGGCCCTGCCGGTGGGCGTAAATTCCCACGGCCACATCGCGCCCACTTCGCAGGGGGCGCGCGACGCGTTCTTCGAGCCCTACGCGGAGATCATGACGCGAATCGGCCGGGAGCGCGGTTGGCCGCCCCTCGCGCGAGCGCAGTTCGACGCCGGCTGCGGGCCGCGCGGGCACTTGTTCGTGGGGAGTCCGCAGGAGGTCGTCGACAAGATCCTCTTCCAGCACGAGATATTCGGCCACCAGCGCTTTCTCATGCAGACGGTCGGCACGGTGCCGCACGCCGAAGTGCTGCGGGGGATCGAGCTGTACGGCACCGAGGTCGCGCCGGCGGTGCGGAAGGCGCTCAGCTCAGCAGCATGA
- a CDS encoding DUF1501 domain-containing protein, producing MDRRDFVRTMCVGGVATFALPSVSFARVPGQGRLMFVLLRGGFDGLAALVPIGDPAYDALRGPMAFAAGDLLRLDEGFALAPGLAPLGGFWDRDELVAVHAMAIPYRTRSHFDGQAILETGLGRPDGSADGWLNRLLQVMGGERTGIAVSAGMPRSLSGPHPVMTWSPASLGATTETFIDRLHALYRRDRVLRDPFEAALELDDLTGDEMMMGGRGRRGRDAFEPVLTAAARFLREPTGPNIAAVEFSGWDTHANQGLVGGPLDRLLGGLASGLGTFRREMGERWADTTVVVMTEFGRTARPNGTGGTDHGTAGAGFVLGPRVARSTVIADWPGLSERDLYEGRDVRPTLDTRSVLKGAIAGTFDLTGAQADRVFPGSDSARGLFEIIR from the coding sequence ATGGATAGACGCGACTTCGTGCGCACGATGTGCGTGGGCGGCGTGGCGACCTTCGCGCTGCCGTCGGTCAGCTTCGCGCGCGTGCCGGGGCAGGGCAGGCTCATGTTCGTGCTGCTGCGCGGCGGCTTCGACGGCCTGGCCGCGCTCGTCCCCATTGGCGATCCGGCCTACGACGCGCTGCGCGGACCGATGGCGTTCGCCGCGGGCGATCTGCTTCGGCTCGACGAGGGCTTCGCGTTGGCCCCGGGGCTGGCGCCGCTGGGCGGCTTCTGGGACCGCGACGAACTGGTGGCGGTGCACGCGATGGCGATCCCCTACCGGACGCGCAGCCACTTCGACGGGCAGGCGATCCTCGAGACCGGCCTGGGGCGCCCGGACGGTTCCGCCGACGGCTGGCTCAATCGCCTTCTGCAGGTCATGGGCGGCGAGCGCACCGGGATCGCGGTGTCCGCCGGCATGCCGCGCTCGCTGTCGGGGCCGCACCCCGTGATGACGTGGTCGCCGGCGTCCCTGGGGGCGACCACGGAGACCTTCATCGACCGCCTGCACGCGCTCTACAGGCGCGACCGGGTGCTGCGCGATCCGTTCGAGGCGGCGCTCGAGCTGGATGACCTCACGGGCGATGAGATGATGATGGGAGGGCGCGGGCGACGCGGGCGCGACGCCTTCGAGCCCGTGCTGACCGCCGCCGCCCGGTTCCTCAGGGAGCCGACGGGCCCCAACATCGCCGCGGTCGAGTTCAGCGGCTGGGACACCCACGCCAACCAGGGCTTGGTCGGAGGCCCCCTGGATCGGTTGCTCGGGGGACTCGCGTCCGGGCTCGGCACCTTCCGTCGAGAGATGGGAGAGCGCTGGGCGGATACGACCGTCGTGGTGATGACCGAGTTCGGACGCACGGCGCGCCCCAACGGCACCGGCGGGACCGACCACGGCACCGCCGGCGCGGGCTTCGTGCTGGGGCCCCGCGTCGCGCGCAGCACGGTGATTGCCGACTGGCCCGGCCTGAGCGAGCGTGACCTCTACGAGGGCCGTGACGTGCGCCCGACGCTGGACACGCGCTCGGTGCTCAAGGGCGCGATCGCGGGCACCTTCGACCTGACCGGCGCCCAGGCGGACCGGGTATTTCCGGGCTCCGACTCGGCACGCGGGCTATTCGAGATCATTCGCTGA
- a CDS encoding MATE family efflux transporter: MSDGAIPPDTPASTSGVADVGDQSSQAPPPGTDPSDVPPAPPPPKRRFDRSIVEGPLLPAVWKIAWPTMLQNVIGGMQGLVDHIMVGNYVGFNGNAAIGVSWQVFLVVIVFISSLFTGMSVLVARFAGAGESEKVDRTVYQAFLTAIGLALVLAPLGYFLTPGLLDLVNAAPAVQAEATPYLRIMFLFSSGMLIFFMLGGALRSAGDAKTPLRLGIFVTVLNIVLNIILIRGLGPIPSFGTAGAAMGTVIASGIVAVYALARLLGGGWVVRFPRGGGWGPDWGIIRALFRFGLPTGIQGIAMNIGGVFLLAFVGSVAQSAAAQAAYAVSYTQLFSLITWTTIGLMGAAAAVAGQNLGADQPERSADAVHVAARIGVLGAFAVGLMFFFIPRQLLGLFGMDEPIVVEIGVELLRVLSLSGLFVAVALTYTGGLQGTGDTKSPLYISIVSQIIVPLGICFVIQRVSTLDPIDIWFAILAGHITRSTLSVLRFNQGKWRAIAVDIGH; this comes from the coding sequence GTGAGCGACGGCGCGATTCCGCCCGATACGCCGGCGTCCACCTCGGGGGTCGCCGACGTGGGCGACCAGTCGTCCCAGGCGCCCCCACCCGGAACGGATCCGTCCGACGTTCCGCCCGCGCCTCCCCCACCCAAGCGCCGCTTCGACCGCTCGATCGTAGAAGGCCCGCTGCTGCCGGCGGTCTGGAAGATCGCGTGGCCCACCATGCTGCAGAACGTGATCGGCGGGATGCAGGGCCTCGTGGACCACATCATGGTGGGCAACTACGTGGGCTTCAACGGCAACGCCGCCATCGGCGTGAGCTGGCAGGTGTTCCTGGTCGTGATCGTCTTCATCTCCTCGCTGTTCACGGGGATGAGCGTGCTGGTGGCCCGCTTCGCCGGGGCGGGCGAATCGGAGAAGGTGGACCGCACCGTCTACCAGGCGTTCCTCACCGCCATCGGCCTGGCGCTGGTCCTCGCGCCGCTCGGCTACTTCCTGACGCCCGGCCTCCTAGACCTGGTCAACGCGGCGCCGGCGGTGCAGGCCGAGGCCACGCCGTACCTGCGCATCATGTTCCTGTTCAGCAGCGGCATGCTGATCTTCTTCATGCTGGGCGGCGCGCTGCGCTCGGCGGGCGACGCCAAGACCCCGCTGCGGCTGGGCATCTTCGTCACGGTGCTGAACATCGTCCTCAACATCATCCTGATCCGCGGCCTGGGCCCGATTCCGTCTTTCGGTACGGCGGGCGCGGCCATGGGGACCGTGATCGCGTCCGGGATCGTGGCCGTGTACGCGCTGGCGCGGCTGCTGGGCGGCGGCTGGGTGGTGCGCTTCCCGCGGGGTGGGGGCTGGGGGCCGGACTGGGGCATCATCCGGGCGCTGTTCCGGTTCGGCCTGCCGACCGGGATCCAGGGCATCGCCATGAACATCGGGGGCGTGTTCCTGCTCGCCTTCGTGGGATCGGTGGCGCAGAGCGCTGCGGCCCAGGCCGCGTACGCCGTCTCCTACACGCAGCTCTTCTCGCTCATCACCTGGACCACCATTGGCCTGATGGGCGCGGCGGCGGCGGTGGCCGGGCAGAACCTGGGCGCGGATCAGCCCGAGCGCTCGGCGGACGCCGTGCACGTGGCCGCGCGCATCGGCGTTCTGGGAGCCTTCGCCGTCGGCCTGATGTTCTTCTTCATTCCGCGCCAGCTCCTGGGCCTGTTCGGCATGGACGAGCCCATCGTCGTGGAGATCGGCGTGGAGCTGCTCCGGGTGCTCAGCCTGTCGGGTCTTTTCGTCGCGGTGGCTCTGACCTACACCGGAGGCCTCCAGGGGACCGGGGACACCAAGAGCCCGCTCTACATCTCCATCGTCTCGCAGATCATCGTGCCGCTGGGCATCTGCTTCGTCATCCAGCGCGTGTCCACGCTTGATCCCATCGACATCTGGTTCGCCATCCTCGCCGGCCACATAACCCGGTCCACGCTGAGCGTGCTGCGCTTCAATCAGGGCAAATGGCGGGCGATAGCGGTGGACATAGGGCATTGA
- a CDS encoding NAD(P)H-hydrate epimerase, producing MTQLLPGVGDARGVVVPAVTAEQMIEVDRAMIEDFGIDLARMMEHAGRHLAHLARVRFLEGDPRGRGVAVLAGTGGNGGGALVAARRLSGWGAEVTAYLLDEDRLGAVPEEQRRILSALGVRTRALDAFADPGDLILDGLFGYGLSGPPRGGAADAILEANDASAPLLSLDVPSGVDATSGVSHESSIRADATLTLALPKTGLTLQEARPFTGELYVADISVPPGLYASIGLEVGPLFAEYEILRLG from the coding sequence TTGACCCAACTGCTGCCCGGGGTGGGGGACGCCCGCGGCGTGGTCGTCCCCGCGGTCACAGCCGAGCAGATGATCGAGGTGGACCGGGCGATGATCGAGGACTTCGGCATCGACCTGGCCCGCATGATGGAGCACGCCGGCCGCCACCTGGCGCACCTGGCGCGGGTTCGCTTCCTGGAGGGAGATCCGCGGGGCCGCGGCGTGGCGGTGCTGGCGGGCACGGGCGGAAACGGGGGCGGCGCGCTGGTGGCCGCCCGGCGGCTGAGCGGTTGGGGCGCGGAGGTGACCGCGTACCTGCTCGATGAGGACCGGCTGGGCGCGGTGCCGGAAGAGCAGCGACGCATCCTGTCGGCGCTGGGCGTGCGTACCCGCGCGCTCGATGCTTTCGCGGACCCCGGCGACCTGATCCTGGACGGCCTGTTCGGCTACGGCCTGTCCGGGCCGCCGCGCGGCGGAGCCGCGGACGCCATTCTCGAGGCCAACGATGCGTCGGCTCCCCTGCTTTCGCTGGACGTCCCCTCCGGCGTGGACGCCACCTCCGGCGTCTCGCACGAGTCCTCGATCCGGGCAGATGCCACCCTCACGCTGGCGCTGCCCAAGACCGGGCTGACGCTGCAAGAAGCCCGCCCGTTCACCGGCGAGCTCTACGTGGCCGACATTTCCGTGCCACCCGGGCTGTACGCGTCAATTGGGCTGGAGGTGGGGCCGCTGTTCGCAGAGTACGAGATCCTGCGGCTGGGCTGA
- a CDS encoding DUF1800 domain-containing protein, which produces MMPFADPALRALNRFGLGARPGERGRLEDPGRWLRGQLDGGAPKLRGELPSGDEIGAVIRGLREAQRARDQDALRERRREIRRIVGLEAVATLSARVSSERPFVERLVAFWSNHLCVSVQGEPAVLPMAGMYEREVIRPHVLGRFEDMVLASARHPAMLIYLDNAQSIGPESRAGRMTARRGNARGLNENYARELLELHTLGVDGGYAQEDVVELARVLTGWGAQGVGRGRGPRVGPETTAPAFRFAPPLHEPGAKTVLGVRYREGGVGEGEAVIRDLCRHPSTARFLAGKLVRHFVADDPPAAAVDQVAAVFADSGGDLRETALALVDLDEAWDPANRKFRTPQDWLVAVLRVLGAKDTPREVVEALRQLRHTLWAPGAPKGYGDTRREWADPDALMNRAELARSISRRIVRDGGRPDPERLLDAIEVGEDSELPRLLGDGGVAVDERLALALAGPDFQWR; this is translated from the coding sequence ATGATGCCATTCGCTGACCCTGCGCTCCGCGCGCTGAACCGCTTCGGCCTGGGCGCCCGCCCGGGCGAGAGGGGTCGTTTGGAGGATCCCGGGCGGTGGCTGCGGGGTCAGTTGGACGGCGGGGCTCCCAAGCTGCGCGGCGAGTTGCCCTCGGGCGACGAGATCGGGGCGGTGATCCGCGGCCTGCGCGAGGCGCAACGCGCCCGCGACCAAGACGCCCTGCGGGAGCGGCGACGCGAGATTCGGCGGATCGTGGGGCTGGAGGCTGTCGCGACGCTGTCCGCCCGGGTGTCCTCGGAGCGGCCCTTCGTCGAGCGGCTGGTCGCGTTCTGGTCCAACCACCTGTGCGTCTCCGTGCAGGGCGAACCCGCGGTGCTGCCCATGGCGGGCATGTACGAGCGCGAGGTCATTCGCCCGCACGTGCTCGGCCGCTTCGAGGACATGGTGCTGGCGTCCGCCAGGCACCCCGCCATGCTGATCTACCTGGACAACGCGCAGTCGATCGGGCCGGAGTCCCGCGCCGGGCGCATGACCGCGCGGCGGGGGAACGCGCGCGGGCTGAACGAGAACTACGCGCGCGAGCTGCTCGAGCTGCACACGCTCGGCGTGGACGGTGGTTATGCGCAGGAGGACGTCGTCGAGTTGGCGCGCGTCCTGACGGGCTGGGGGGCGCAGGGGGTCGGCCGCGGACGGGGGCCGCGCGTGGGCCCGGAGACGACCGCGCCGGCCTTCCGCTTCGCGCCCCCGCTGCACGAGCCCGGCGCAAAGACGGTGCTCGGCGTGCGCTACCGAGAGGGCGGCGTCGGGGAGGGGGAGGCGGTCATCCGCGACCTGTGCCGGCACCCGTCGACGGCGCGCTTCCTGGCCGGCAAGCTGGTGCGCCACTTCGTCGCCGACGACCCGCCCGCCGCGGCGGTGGACCAAGTGGCGGCGGTGTTCGCCGACTCGGGTGGCGACCTGCGCGAGACCGCCCTCGCCTTGGTGGACCTGGACGAGGCGTGGGATCCGGCCAATCGGAAGTTCCGCACGCCGCAGGACTGGCTCGTGGCGGTGCTGCGGGTGCTGGGAGCGAAGGACACGCCGCGGGAGGTGGTCGAGGCGCTCCGACAGCTCAGGCACACGCTGTGGGCCCCCGGGGCGCCCAAGGGCTACGGGGACACGCGCCGCGAGTGGGCGGACCCCGACGCGCTCATGAACCGCGCCGAGCTGGCGCGCTCGATCTCCCGCCGGATCGTGCGCGACGGCGGCCGGCCGGATCCCGAGCGCTTGTTGGACGCGATCGAGGTTGGCGAGGACTCGGAGCTGCCGCGGTTGCTGGGCGACGGCGGCGTCGCCGTCGACGAACGCCTGGCCTTGGCCCTGGCGGGCCCCGACTTCCAGTGGCGCTGA
- a CDS encoding TonB-dependent receptor, whose protein sequence is MSAEYQARGRRLGSAPWVACLLLLGPASPAAAQTASGASLVERPARLVIAAAPLETALGRLQASSGVRIAYSAESLPEEARVSCDCAESTVGEALATLLNGTDLTYVTRASHILIVLAPRGRIGAANDSGGVVGSVHDAESGLPIAAASVSLAGTGQVATTGEDGAFLFADVPPGSYMIRAAAVGYRQAEATRADVRSDVRTTVTVILEAAPLALAEIVVAPGTFDVRGEEFPLLRQTLTRAEMDALPQLGEDAFRVLERLPGIATGDISAKMQVRGGHDDELMIALDGVELFEPYHMKDLDSVLGILDVQALGSMSLLAGGVTAEHGDRLSGLLDLRTRQPRVEGNHHSLGLSVSSLSARSQGTFDGGRGAWLASARRGFLDLLLELAQTDEDNEQLSPQYFDVLGKVDFLVGTRHRLGLHVLHAGDNLDLEEIDGPDDLDELHTDWRNTNAWLTWDWAAGEALDVTTTASLASLSRSRQGQVDARGASQHADFVLADDRGDFDFLTLRQDWLWAPADAVLLKFGGEVRDARARYDYRRETGQEIALEDGAFGFDLDTLVVALESESTEASAYFATRLQPANPLVVEVGGRYDHRSHSGDDDFAPRVHASLELGGGATLRGSWGVYHQSHGVEELSVVDGERAYFPSERATQWAAGLQLTRGSLDARLEAYRRTIEDPRPRYLNVIRQIIPFPEAGNDRVRFLPERGRADGIELMLSAKTGARSAISTSYILARAEDRLEGRWVPRTFDQRHTVNARWHHSPNERWDLAAGWQYHTGWPNTPMEFVVDTVSVEPNGLDLIVDERPGPVNSVRLPAYHRMDFRATRSFSVGDGTLRAFVDLFNLYGRENLRSFDYKIVLPEGRAIANPGETLLPFLPSFGLTWEF, encoded by the coding sequence CCTACAGCGCTGAGTCTCTGCCGGAAGAGGCCCGCGTCTCCTGCGACTGCGCGGAGAGCACGGTGGGAGAGGCGCTGGCCACTCTGCTGAACGGCACGGACCTCACCTACGTCACCAGGGCGAGTCACATCCTGATCGTACTGGCTCCCCGGGGCCGCATCGGCGCGGCGAACGACTCCGGCGGCGTCGTCGGTAGCGTGCACGATGCCGAGTCGGGCCTGCCCATCGCCGCCGCGAGCGTGAGCCTTGCCGGGACAGGCCAAGTGGCGACGACCGGCGAGGATGGCGCCTTCCTCTTCGCCGACGTGCCGCCGGGTTCGTACATGATCAGGGCTGCGGCCGTCGGCTACAGGCAGGCGGAAGCGACCCGCGCGGACGTGCGCAGCGATGTCCGGACGACGGTCACCGTCATCCTCGAAGCTGCGCCTCTGGCGCTGGCCGAGATCGTAGTCGCGCCCGGCACGTTCGACGTCCGCGGTGAGGAGTTTCCGCTGCTCCGCCAGACGCTGACGCGCGCAGAGATGGACGCGCTTCCCCAGCTCGGCGAGGACGCCTTCCGGGTCCTGGAGCGCCTGCCGGGGATCGCCACCGGAGACATCTCGGCCAAGATGCAGGTGAGGGGCGGCCACGACGACGAACTGATGATCGCCCTGGACGGCGTCGAGCTTTTCGAACCCTACCACATGAAGGACCTGGACTCGGTGCTCGGCATCCTCGACGTGCAGGCGCTGGGGTCGATGAGCCTGCTGGCCGGTGGGGTGACGGCCGAGCACGGCGACCGTCTTTCCGGCCTGCTGGACCTGCGCACCCGTCAGCCCCGTGTGGAGGGCAATCACCACTCCCTCGGGTTGAGCGTTTCAAGCCTCTCGGCGCGCTCGCAGGGCACCTTCGACGGCGGCCGGGGCGCGTGGCTGGCGTCGGCGCGCCGGGGCTTCCTGGACCTGCTGCTCGAGTTGGCGCAGACGGACGAGGACAACGAGCAGCTTTCGCCCCAGTATTTCGACGTGCTGGGCAAGGTCGACTTTCTGGTGGGGACGCGGCACCGGCTCGGACTGCACGTGCTGCACGCCGGCGACAACCTGGACCTCGAGGAGATCGACGGCCCCGACGACCTCGACGAGCTGCACACCGATTGGCGCAACACGAACGCCTGGCTCACCTGGGACTGGGCCGCCGGGGAAGCACTCGACGTCACCACCACCGCCTCGCTGGCCTCCCTCTCCCGGAGTCGCCAAGGGCAGGTGGACGCCCGCGGCGCGTCCCAGCACGCCGACTTCGTCCTGGCCGACGACCGCGGCGACTTCGACTTCCTGACGCTGCGCCAGGACTGGCTCTGGGCGCCGGCCGACGCGGTGCTTCTGAAGTTCGGCGGGGAGGTGCGAGACGCACGCGCCCGATACGACTACCGCCGCGAAACCGGTCAGGAGATAGCGCTGGAAGACGGAGCGTTCGGCTTCGACCTGGACACGCTGGTGGTCGCGCTGGAGTCGGAGTCGACCGAAGCGTCCGCGTACTTCGCGACCCGACTGCAGCCCGCGAATCCCTTGGTCGTGGAGGTCGGGGGCCGCTACGACCACCGCAGCCATTCGGGAGACGACGACTTCGCACCCAGGGTGCACGCTTCGCTCGAGTTGGGGGGCGGGGCGACTCTGCGCGGCAGCTGGGGCGTCTACCACCAGTCCCACGGCGTCGAAGAGCTGTCCGTCGTCGACGGCGAGCGCGCATACTTCCCTTCGGAGCGCGCTACCCAGTGGGCCGCGGGGCTGCAGTTGACCCGCGGCTCGCTCGACGCCCGACTGGAGGCGTACCGGCGCACCATCGAGGATCCGAGGCCGCGCTACCTGAACGTCATCCGCCAGATCATTCCCTTTCCTGAAGCGGGCAACGACCGGGTCAGGTTTCTGCCGGAACGCGGACGCGCGGACGGGATCGAGCTGATGCTGAGCGCCAAGACCGGCGCCAGGTCGGCGATCTCCACGAGCTACATCCTCGCCCGGGCGGAGGACCGGCTGGAGGGGCGCTGGGTGCCTCGGACCTTCGATCAGCGCCACACGGTGAACGCGCGTTGGCATCACTCGCCCAACGAACGGTGGGACCTGGCCGCCGGCTGGCAGTACCATACAGGCTGGCCCAACACCCCAATGGAGTTCGTGGTCGACACCGTGAGCGTGGAACCGAACGGGCTCGACCTGATCGTGGACGAGCGTCCGGGCCCGGTAAACTCCGTCCGCCTGCCCGCGTACCACCGCATGGACTTCCGCGCGACGCGGAGCTTCTCGGTCGGCGACGGCACGCTGCGCGCGTTCGTCGACCTGTTCAATCTGTACGGCCGCGAAAACCTGCGTTCGTTCGACTACAAGATCGTGCTACCCGAAGGGCGCGCGATCGCCAACCCCGGCGAGACGCTGCTTCCCTTCCTGCCGTCCTTCGGCCTAACGTGGGAGTTCTGA
- a CDS encoding RNA polymerase sigma factor produces the protein MSEASYDDLEAPVARAREGSRDALEEIVLAIQDDVYGLSLRMLFDPEDARDATQEILMRVITHLGTFRGESAFRTWVYRVAANHLLTRRKRAAERVTMSFEEFGEDLYDGLSDVLPTGTDAEQRLLVEEAKRSCTLAMLLCLDREQRIAYALAEALGLSSKQAAEVLDIESAAFRKRLSRAREAVRSFMRRRCGLVNKDSACRCSRRVSRAIELGRIDPEKVAFARHPVRGAAPGVELGIREMEALEYSAADLHCAPRYAAPASLIQGVRDLVDSGRFMLLS, from the coding sequence ATGAGCGAAGCTTCGTACGACGACCTCGAGGCGCCGGTCGCGCGGGCCCGGGAGGGCTCGCGCGACGCCCTGGAGGAGATCGTGCTCGCGATCCAGGACGACGTCTACGGGCTGTCGCTGCGCATGCTCTTCGACCCCGAAGACGCGCGCGACGCCACCCAGGAGATCCTCATGCGGGTCATCACCCACCTGGGGACCTTCCGCGGCGAGAGCGCCTTCCGGACCTGGGTCTACAGGGTGGCCGCCAACCACCTTCTCACGCGGCGCAAGCGGGCCGCCGAGCGCGTGACGATGTCGTTCGAGGAGTTCGGGGAGGATCTATACGATGGCCTGTCGGACGTCCTGCCGACGGGCACCGACGCGGAGCAACGGCTGCTGGTCGAGGAGGCCAAGCGGAGCTGCACGCTCGCGATGCTGCTGTGTCTGGACCGCGAGCAGCGCATCGCCTACGCCCTCGCCGAGGCCCTCGGCCTGTCGAGCAAGCAGGCGGCGGAGGTCCTGGACATCGAGTCGGCCGCGTTCCGGAAGCGGCTTTCCCGCGCGCGCGAGGCGGTGCGCTCTTTCATGCGGCGGCGCTGCGGTCTGGTGAACAAGGACAGCGCGTGCCGGTGCAGCAGGCGGGTCAGTCGAGCCATCGAGCTGGGCCGCATAGACCCCGAGAAAGTGGCTTTTGCCCGGCACCCGGTGCGCGGCGCGGCCCCCGGCGTGGAGCTCGGTATACGCGAAATGGAGGCGCTCGAGTACAGCGCGGCCGATCTGCACTGCGCTCCGCGCTACGCGGCGCCGGCCTCGCTGATCCAGGGCGTGCGCGATCTCGTCGACTCGGGTCGCTTCATGCTGCTGAGCTGA
- a CDS encoding DUF4440 domain-containing protein encodes MAGRTPEETVEMLVAAFADGDGAGALELYDVGAVLVTEAGELADRRESLAAAIEAFAEARPRIDTRARHTVVCGDLALYSSDWRLEVETPDGTARQEGRSTDVLRRGADGLWRVAIDSPWGTRVLDIAPKAEEGRAG; translated from the coding sequence ATGGCTGGACGAACCCCGGAAGAAACGGTGGAAATGCTGGTGGCGGCGTTCGCGGACGGCGACGGCGCGGGCGCGCTGGAGCTGTACGATGTCGGAGCGGTCCTGGTCACCGAGGCCGGCGAGTTGGCCGACCGGAGGGAGTCGCTGGCGGCGGCGATCGAGGCCTTCGCCGAGGCTCGGCCTCGCATCGACACGCGGGCACGGCACACGGTGGTGTGTGGCGACCTCGCTCTATACTCCTCGGACTGGAGGCTGGAAGTGGAGACCCCCGATGGCACGGCCCGTCAGGAGGGCAGATCTACCGACGTGCTCAGGCGCGGCGCGGACGGGCTTTGGCGCGTGGCGATAGACAGTCCATGGGGAACCCGTGTCCTGGATATCGCGCCGAAAGCGGAGGAGGGGAGAGCGGGATGA
- a CDS encoding prolyl oligopeptidase family serine peptidase, with the protein MLTQRARALPVLLLAACSGPVGLDDGADEGFTSAGGVRLHYVIDFPAGEGPHPAAIYVHGSGRKTIQDDADIARRLVDRGIAMLRYDKRGTGQSGGSFTPSNDPRVNDALPDEYAPDAAAVLDVLAAHPRIDPNRVGMIGESQAGWTIPAAMRLTDRARFVVLKSGPTLPLGDVGGYEDIAAQRPDLSPQEVMAELERQGRRTGWGFDPTPHLEALEVPGLWVYGEQDRHVPALASARALEVIRQASGGDLSTLSYPKGDHGLRDVDSGEGIPYWEDVVAWLETKGFVR; encoded by the coding sequence ATGCTGACGCAACGCGCGCGGGCGCTGCCCGTGCTTCTGCTGGCCGCCTGCTCGGGGCCGGTGGGCCTCGACGACGGCGCCGACGAGGGCTTCACCAGCGCAGGCGGGGTCCGTCTCCACTACGTGATCGACTTTCCGGCCGGGGAGGGCCCGCATCCCGCGGCGATCTACGTGCACGGATCCGGCAGGAAGACCATCCAGGACGACGCCGACATCGCTCGTCGGCTGGTGGACCGCGGGATCGCCATGCTCCGCTACGACAAGCGAGGCACCGGCCAGTCCGGCGGCTCCTTCACGCCGTCGAACGACCCGCGCGTCAACGACGCCCTCCCGGACGAGTACGCGCCCGACGCGGCGGCCGTGCTCGACGTCCTGGCGGCCCATCCGCGGATCGACCCGAACCGGGTAGGCATGATCGGCGAGAGCCAGGCGGGTTGGACGATCCCGGCGGCGATGCGTCTCACTGACCGAGCCCGGTTCGTTGTCCTTAAGTCGGGCCCAACGCTGCCGCTGGGCGACGTCGGAGGATACGAGGACATCGCGGCGCAGCGGCCCGATCTGTCGCCGCAGGAAGTGATGGCCGAGCTGGAGCGCCAGGGCAGGCGTACCGGGTGGGGTTTCGATCCGACCCCGCACCTCGAGGCGCTCGAGGTGCCTGGCCTCTGGGTCTACGGCGAGCAGGACAGACACGTACCGGCACTGGCGAGCGCGAGAGCGCTCGAGGTGATACGGCAGGCGAGTGGTGGTGATCTCTCCACCCTGTCGTATCCAAAGGGGGACCACGGGCTGCGCGACGTCGATTCCGGCGAGGGGATTCCTTACTGGGAGGACGTAGTCGCATGGCTAGAGACGAAGGGATTCGTGCGGTGA